From Hydractinia symbiolongicarpus strain clone_291-10 chromosome 12, HSymV2.1, whole genome shotgun sequence, one genomic window encodes:
- the LOC130622131 gene encoding uncharacterized protein LOC130622131 isoform X1, which yields MHCNHHLDIYAHLADNFQQECAEHAFALLLFNHCEECRFRFCSDYFQHESSSTNPPMISLRQSWTLQKNLQRKVRNILSEEKVRKNKSAMVMQHIKPVISNLINLDDRCGTDLRKDTIYLTPDEYKVRLITSVQIQDSVVHNMTPEGHVELYTPGGPIMASEVLRNLFPESMARYEGVSPAVNMIFNTAELPRINVDITASVTARGINLSNFGWQPAKLPQWIVEKIRNTDLYCEPNRGMWYVSTAPVEKLLMKIIDYDNGCRRICYKLLKADLQNWKQQSGDELAGIDKMFFKHILFCMNETYKWEWSNNCLYECYSAVLCEVKKSFGIGILPNYFRKTENLLKNTDGGVLLKVADLARRRRNKLLAPCHLLMSSFIR from the exons ATGCATTGCAATCATCATTTGGACATATATGCCCACCTTGCTGATAACTTTCAACAAGAATGTGCAGAGCATGCTTTCGCACTGTTGCTGTTTAATCATTGCGAAGAATGTAGATTTCGTTTCTGCTCTGACTATTTCCAGCATGAAAGCAGCAGCACAAACCCACCGATGATTTCACTTCGTCAAAGTTGGACTCTTCAAAAAAACCTGCAAAGAAAAGTTCGAAATATCTTGTCGGAGGAGAAAGTACGCAAAAATAAGTCAGCAATGGTCATGCAACATATAAAGCCTGTCATATCTAATTTAATTAACCTAGATGACCGCTGTGGTACGGATTTAAGAAAAGATACAATCTACCTGACACCAGACGAATATAAAGTCCGCTTGATTACCTCAGTACAAATTCAAGATAGTGTCGTGCATAATATG ACTCCGGAGGGTCATGTGGAACTTTATACCCCAGGAGGACCAATCATGGCAAGTGAAGTGCTTCGCAATTTGTTTCCTGAAAGTATGGCAAGATACGAAG GTGTAAGCCCTGCAGTTAACATGATATTCAATACAGCTGAGTTACCACGCATAAATGTTGATATAACTGCATCTGTTACAGCGAGGGGTATCAACCTAAGTAATTTCGGATGGCAGCCAGCAAAACTACCTcagtggattgtggaaaaaataCGAAACACAGACCTGTATTGTGAACCAAACAGAGGTATGTGGTATGTTTCTACTGCACCCGTTGAGAAGCTGTTAATGAAAATTATAGATTACGATAACGGTTGCCGACGAATATGTTACAAGCTTCTGAAAGCGGATTTGCAAAATTGGAAACAACAATCAGGAGATGAATTGGCTGGCAtagacaaaatgttttttaag caTATATTATTTTGCATGAACGAAACATATAAATGGGAATGGTCTAACAACTGCTTGTATGAATGCTATTCTGCTGTGCTATGTGAAGTGAAGAAGTCTTTTGGAATTGGCATCCTGCCCAACTACTTCagaaaaacagaaaatcttttaaaaaacacagaCGGCGGAGTTCTTTTAAAAGTGGCTGACTTGGCTCGTCGAAGAAGAAACAAACTGTTAGCCCCATGTCATTTGTTAATGTCTTCTTTCATTCGTTAA
- the LOC130622131 gene encoding uncharacterized protein LOC130622131 isoform X2, whose amino-acid sequence MISLRQSWTLQKNLQRKVRNILSEEKVRKNKSAMVMQHIKPVISNLINLDDRCGTDLRKDTIYLTPDEYKVRLITSVQIQDSVVHNMTPEGHVELYTPGGPIMASEVLRNLFPESMARYEGVSPAVNMIFNTAELPRINVDITASVTARGINLSNFGWQPAKLPQWIVEKIRNTDLYCEPNRGMWYVSTAPVEKLLMKIIDYDNGCRRICYKLLKADLQNWKQQSGDELAGIDKMFFKHILFCMNETYKWEWSNNCLYECYSAVLCEVKKSFGIGILPNYFRKTENLLKNTDGGVLLKVADLARRRRNKLLAPCHLLMSSFIR is encoded by the exons ATGATTTCACTTCGTCAAAGTTGGACTCTTCAAAAAAACCTGCAAAGAAAAGTTCGAAATATCTTGTCGGAGGAGAAAGTACGCAAAAATAAGTCAGCAATGGTCATGCAACATATAAAGCCTGTCATATCTAATTTAATTAACCTAGATGACCGCTGTGGTACGGATTTAAGAAAAGATACAATCTACCTGACACCAGACGAATATAAAGTCCGCTTGATTACCTCAGTACAAATTCAAGATAGTGTCGTGCATAATATG ACTCCGGAGGGTCATGTGGAACTTTATACCCCAGGAGGACCAATCATGGCAAGTGAAGTGCTTCGCAATTTGTTTCCTGAAAGTATGGCAAGATACGAAG GTGTAAGCCCTGCAGTTAACATGATATTCAATACAGCTGAGTTACCACGCATAAATGTTGATATAACTGCATCTGTTACAGCGAGGGGTATCAACCTAAGTAATTTCGGATGGCAGCCAGCAAAACTACCTcagtggattgtggaaaaaataCGAAACACAGACCTGTATTGTGAACCAAACAGAGGTATGTGGTATGTTTCTACTGCACCCGTTGAGAAGCTGTTAATGAAAATTATAGATTACGATAACGGTTGCCGACGAATATGTTACAAGCTTCTGAAAGCGGATTTGCAAAATTGGAAACAACAATCAGGAGATGAATTGGCTGGCAtagacaaaatgttttttaag caTATATTATTTTGCATGAACGAAACATATAAATGGGAATGGTCTAACAACTGCTTGTATGAATGCTATTCTGCTGTGCTATGTGAAGTGAAGAAGTCTTTTGGAATTGGCATCCTGCCCAACTACTTCagaaaaacagaaaatcttttaaaaaacacagaCGGCGGAGTTCTTTTAAAAGTGGCTGACTTGGCTCGTCGAAGAAGAAACAAACTGTTAGCCCCATGTCATTTGTTAATGTCTTCTTTCATTCGTTAA
- the LOC130622654 gene encoding uncharacterized protein LOC130622654, with translation MAAKKQTWGISKQNMASTLTSHTSRFFALKQIHQRFGLPLVCSISTTSRERKKRGFHVSSTSLQANTSVPKQFNLSFDEYQKLKRSIRTKQRIAGIPFAFCGMTAASLTMAYMYPDMFDATPENVQLILGLDPLVFSGVSGVVAAGVGYVVGTNAFKLFWKTMNKQAAHDLQERDVDFLKRLDQYRFGADSKFEDDYYGETIKSLSDYRQWVRTQKRKKEMHDKFEVSKQQKEVSDA, from the coding sequence GAATTAGTAAACAGAATATGGCATCCACCTTAACATCACATACATCCAGATTTTTTGCATTAAAACAAATTCATCAACGTTTTGGTTTACCATTGGTATGTTCTATTTCAACTACGAGtcgtgaaagaaaaaaacgtggCTTTCATGTCAGTTCGACGTCCCTTCAGGCAAACACGTCAGTTCCCAAGCAATTTAATCTCAGTTTTGATGagtatcaaaaattaaaacgctCGATAAGAACAAAACAGCGCATAGCTGGAATTCCATTTGCTTTTTGCGGTATGACAGCTGCTTCATTAACCATGGCATATATGTACCCTGACATGTTTGATGCAACACCAGAGAATGTCCAGTTGATTTTGGGGTTGGACCCTCTTGTGTTCTCTGGGGTTAGTGGTGTTGTTGCTGCTGGAGTTGGTTACGTAGTTGGAACAAAtgcgtttaaacttttttggaaaACCATGAACAAACAAGCTGCACACGATCTCCAGGAAAGAGATGTTGACTTTTTAAAACGATTAGATCAATATAGGTTTGGTGCTGATTCCAAATTTGAGGATGATTATTATGGAGAGACAATAAAGTCCTTAAGTGATTACAGACAGTGGGTGAGAACACAAAAGCGTAAAAAAGAAATGCATGACAAGTTTGAAGTTTCAAAGCAACAAAAAGAAGTATCAGATGCATAA
- the LOC130622650 gene encoding IQ calmodulin-binding motif-containing protein 1-like: MDVVPINNQVVHLASAISEADNESIPVLLLKTQDIILLEKNDSKRYLALISELWKYEFPGMIVTALKQDFNRISGSWLTACQLSSIAVECCIGATSDLENLKKQFLPNLTYTMLQVMSKIVNEYNKAEKLFKANALDNLTLMATSLKKVMEHYVFTTITVLSSKHFMQLLMTEDEKLALFCLALLKNILVINRNVLDHVVESRSHSTVDELAYKISSTESPQLAQVSVSLLLTVMDVHPPLLELLSSKRYRGFKIYLNKWKNQGFDFDLNRLVKILDSQSEYQVASTKFNNAAIMIQSVYRGYLLRERLKRAAAAISSFQRHYRLKKKKQARLKEKQQLEKLKHDYAESNRRKEFVGSRTKQLKIIENIPAKTVTKFFNELEERSATKLQAAWRGYRARMLVKTHKPELKRFKAAAVIQRQVRKWLGYRRKQKDALVDLIPSGLTDERKVQLQSVISNIRERFPTTARSDKDLNELHEKAFGMLNAHVMTLRKNRRHDEHKKALLAQLSIQTRQMSILPSLNNVESINLEQYVSHSTPIMVAAREKHLDTMNELQKPWWKKIDSGGEEHEERLPYETEYLLENEKLF, from the exons ATGGATGTTGTGCCTATTAATAATCAGGTTGTGCATTTAGCATCTGCAATATCAGAAGCAGACAATGAAAGTATTCCTGTGCTGCTACTTAAAACTCaag acaTAATCCTACTTGAGAAGAATGATTCCAAACGGTATTTAGCATTAATATCTGAACTTTGGAAGTATGAATTTCCTGGGATGATTGTGACAG cCTTAAAACAGGACTTCAATCGAATTTCTGGATCATGGCTTACCGCATGCCAGTTATCATCCATCGCAGTCGAGTGTTGTATCGGAGCAACGTCAGAtttagaaaatttgaaaaagcaaTTCCTTCCAAATCTTACGTACACAATGTTGCAAGTAATGAGTAAAATTGTAAATGAATATAATAAAGCTGAAAAG CTGTTTAAAGCCAATGCCTTGGATAATTTAACACTAATGGCAACATCTTTAAAGAAAGTAATGGAACACTACGTATTCACTACAATTACAG tcCTGTCCTCAAAACATTTTATGCAACTACTAATGACTGAAGATGAAAAACTTGCACTGTTTTGTTTGGCTTTGTTGAAGAACATTCTTGTCATCAACAG GAATGTTTTGGATCATGTTGTCGAAAGTCGTTCGCACAGTACTGTGGATGAGTTGGCTTACAAAATATCATCCACAGAATCTCCGCAGTTAGCTCA agtaTCTGTGTCATTACTTCTAACAGTTATGGATGTACACCCTCCGTTGTTGGAGTTGCTTTCTTCAAAACGTTACCG tgGTTTcaagatttatttaaacaaatggAAAAATCAAGGCTTCGACTTTGATCTAAATCGCCTTGTGAAAATTTTGGATTCACAATCTGAATATCAAGTAGCTTCCACT AAATTCAACAATGCCGCCATTATGATTCAGTCTGTTTATCGTGGGTATCTTCTTCGCGAACGCTTGAAGCGAGCTGCAGCCGCAATATCATCATTTCAAAGGCACTACCGTCTAAAGAAGAAGAAGCAGGCgagattaaaagaaaaacaacagtTGGAAAAACTGAAGCATGATTATGCGGAGTCTAATCGCAGAAAGGAATTTGTTGGTTCAAGAACGAAACAGTTAAAA ataaTTGAGAATATTCCTGCTAAAACTGTTACCAAATTTTTTAACGAACTTGAGGAAAGATCGGCTACAAAATTACAAGCAGCATGGAGAGGTTACCGTGCACGAATGTTGGTGAAGACACATAAACCTgaattaaaaagatttaaagCTGCTGCAGTGATACAGAGACAG GTACGCAAATGGTTGGGATATCGAAGAAAACAGAAAGACGCATTGGTAGATCTTATACCGTCTGGTTTAACAGACGAGCGGAAAGTGCAATTGCAAAGTGTCATCTCTAACATTCGAGAAAGATTTCCT ACAACAGCACGTAGTGATAAAGACTTGAATGAACTTCATGAGAAA gcgttTGGAATGTTAAATGCACATGTGATGACTTTAAGAAAAAATCGACGTCACGACGAACACAAAAAAGCATTGCTGGCACAACTATCTATCCAAACACGTCAGATGTCTATTTTACCATCACTAAACAACGTCGAGTCGATTAATTTAGAACAGTATGTTTCCCATTCTACGCCCATAATGGTAGCTGCGCGGGAAAAACATTTAGATACGATGAACGAATTGCAAAAGCCCTGGTGGAAAAAAATCGACTCCGGTGGTGAAGAGCATGAAGAACGTTTGCCATATGAAACTGAATACTTACTAGagaatgaaaaattattttga
- the LOC130621910 gene encoding ATP synthase subunit beta, mitochondrial — MLMSIALGGPSLLAADKMLRQAVRRFSREATKRAFLGQSAQKTSYRLLPACVANCQRLLSTDTPSKAAAAAKKAESGSTKVASAGGFVGHIVAVIGAVVDVQFDNGLPPILNALEVQGRDSRLVLEVAQHLGENVVRTIAMDGTEGLVRGQSVIDMGDPISIPVGPETLGRIMNVIGEPIDERGPIVTKSKAPIHTEAPEFVEMSVQQEILETGIKVVDLLAPYAKGGKIGLFGGAGVGKTVLIMELINNVAKAHGGYSVFAGVGERTREGNDLYHEFMETGVINLNDDSSKVALVYGQMNEPPGARARVALTGLTIAEYFRDVEGQDVLLFIDNIFRFTQAGSEVSALLGRIPSAVGYQPTLATDMGSMQERITTTRKGSITSVQAIYVPADDLTDPAPATTFAHLDANTVLSRGIAELGIYPAVDPLDSNSRILDPNVVGQEHYDIARSVQKILQDHKSLQDIIAILGMDELSEEDKNTVARARKIQRFLSQPFQVAEVFTGHAGKLVTLQESIDGFKKILSGEMDHLPEIAFYMVGNIDDVVEKANRLAEES, encoded by the exons ATGCTCATGTCCATTGCACTTGGTGGACCGTCTCTGTTAGCTGCAGACAAGATGTTACGACAAGCAGTAAGAAGATTCAGCAGGGAAGCCACAAAACGCGCCTTTTTGGGCCAATCTGCACAAAAAACTTCATATAGACTACTTCCTGCATGTGTTGCTAACT GTCAAAGATTACTTTCTACTGATACACCAAGTAAAGCTGCTGCAGCTGCCAAGAAAGCAGAGTCTGGCAGTACTAAAGTTGCTTCAGCTGGTGGTTTTGTTGGTCACATTGTAGCAGTAATTGGTGCTGTTGTAGATGTCCAGTTTGATAATGGTTTACCACCAATTCTTAACGCATTAGAAGTACAAGGTCGTGATTCTAGATTAGTATTAGAAGTAGCCCAGCATTTAG GAGAAAATGTTGTTCGGACAATTGCTATGGATGGTACAGAGGGCCTTGTTCGTGGACAATCTGTTATAGATATGGGTGATCCTATTAGTATTCCTGTGGGACCAGAAACTTTAGGACGAATTATGAACGTTATTGGTGAGCCCATTGATGAGAGAGGTCCTATTGTCACAAAATCCAAAGCTCCAATTCACACAGAAGCACCAGAATTTGTAGAAATGAGTGTCCAGCAAGAAATCTTGGAGACTGGAATAAAAGTTGTGGATTTATTAGCACCTTATGCTAAAGGGGGTAAAATCG GTCTGTTTGGTGGTGCTGGAGTTGGCAAAACTGTCCTGATCATGGAACTGATTAACAACGTTGCAAAAGCCCATGGTGGTTATTCAGTATTTGCTGGCGTTGGTGAACGTACTCGTGAAGGAAACGATTTGTACCACGAGTTTATGGAAACCGGTGTTATCAATCTCAACGATGATAGCTCTAAAGTCGCCCTTGTATATGGACAAATGAACGAACCACCAGGTGCAAGAGCTCGAGTCGCCTTGACTGGATTGACAATTGCCGAATATTTCCGTGATGTAGAAGGACAAGACGTGTTGCTATTTATCGATAACATCTTTAGATTTACGCAAGCTGGTTCAGAG GTATCAGCGTTACTGGGTCGTATTCCATCAGCTGTAGGATACCAACCCACTTTGGCTACTGACATGGGTAGTATGCAGGAACGTATTACAACAACACGAAAGGGTTCCATCACATCAGTACAAGCCATCTACGTACCAGCTGATGATTTGACAGATCCTGCCCCAGCCACAACGTTTGCTCACTTGGATGCTAACACTGTATTGTCTCGTGGTATTGCAGAATTGGGTATCTACCCTGCTGTGGATCCTCTGGATTCCAACTCTCGAATTTTAGATCCAAATGTAGTTGGTCAAGAGCATTATGATATTGCTCGTTCTGTACAAAAAATCCTGCAG GACCACAAGTCACTTCAAGATATCATCGCCATTTTGGGTATGGACGAATTATCAGAAGAAGATAAGAACACTGTAGCACGTGCCCGTAAAATACAAAGGTTCCTCTCGCAACCTTTCCAAGTTGCTGAAGTTTTCACTGGTCATGCTGGAAAACTCGTTACGCTACAG GAATCGATCGATGGTTTCAAGAAAATTTTGTCCGGCGAAATGGACCATTTACCAGAAATTGCGTTTTATATGGTTGGGAATATAGACGATGTTGTCGAAAAAGCCAACCGTTTGGCAGAAGAAAGTTAA
- the LOC130622655 gene encoding uncharacterized protein LOC130622655: MSSLEISYLLFLCWSFLSSLQNVDQTQWNQLKRLFSVFEVISIIATQIISLLAGQRFAKIIWSLSKDDFHTVALEGVCSSTLSPSFTWQYAFSIEAAGIFICTTIDFFTPVVLKPLVRSCVTLTLLWNYGHVSGLWMNPVLATLFTFRCKGHSSDWQHVMVYWVGPTISFFLAWELKLLLDSVSVNKEVSAPIETVPVSINSRPNRKNE, translated from the exons ATGAGTTCATTGGAAATTTCATATCTGCTGTTTTTATGCTGGAGCTTTTTGTCATCTCTTCAAAACGTGGATCAAACTCAATGGAATCAGTT AAAAAGGTTGTTTTCAGTTTTCGAGGTGATATCCATCATTGCGACACAGATTATAAGTCTCTTGGCTGGTCAGCGTTTTGCGAAAATTATTTGGTCCTTGTCTAAAGATGACTTTCACACAGTTGCATTAGAAGGTGTCTGCAGCTCCACACTTTCTCCATCCTTTACATGGCAATATGCTTTCAGTATTGAGGCTGCTGGTATATTTATTTGCACCACGATTGACTTTTTTACTCCTGTGGTATTGAAACCACTGGTAAGAAGCTGTGTCACGCTAACATTGCTGTGGAATTATGGTCATGTGTCTGGCCTGTGGATGAATCCAGTTTTGGCCACGTTGTTTACCTTTCGATGCAAAGGTCATAGCAGTGATTGGCAGCATGTGATGGTGTATTGGGTTGGACCAActatttcattttttcttgcATGGGAGCTCAAATTGCTGTTGGATTCAGTTTCTGTAAATAAAGAAGTAAGTGCACCCATAGAGACAGTCCCAGTATCAATCAACAGTCGTCcaaacagaaaaaatgaataa